One stretch of Euphorbia lathyris chromosome 7, ddEupLath1.1, whole genome shotgun sequence DNA includes these proteins:
- the LOC136235198 gene encoding serine/threonine-protein kinase STY46-like isoform X1 yields the protein MGDTESCSSRAVSFLPSLRRRQRQKVEVFNEVLCRLKESNHEESNLPGFEDELWNHFSRLPTRYSLDVNAERAQDVLMHKRLLQLAHDPVTRPAIEVRLVQVRSICDAKFSGSVHSHSARNVELQYSNHPSEQSNLPPPAFGSLPELELASEAQDNDNAMITSPLHCRLMHEVTISTNDKPKLLSQKQILISEASQLKNEFLGGLLHSLTSLLSEIGLNITEAHAFSTSDGYSLDVFVVDNWAHEETEQLRNVLLKEIQKLEVAAVWREKQYLLLLLNNNTRLKSSAVYPVVEKEKKGIHNHVKVPVDSMDVWEIDPNLLTYESKIASGSYGDLYKGTFCSQDVVIKLLRTEHLNDKMRREFAQEVFIMRKIRHKNVVKFIGACTRPPNVCIVTEFMCGGSMFDFLRKQKQVFNLQSLLRVAIDVAKGMNYLHENNIIHRDLKAANLLMDENGVVKVADFGVARVQDQSGVMTAETGTYRWMAPEVIEHKPYDRKVDVFSFGIVLWELLTGQLPYEHLTPLQAAVGVVQQGLRPPIPEHTHPKILELLERCWQHDPTLRPEFSEILKVLQKLAKMVAEEREYKQEEKSCRRAERVIRRGRD from the exons ATGGGAGATACAGAGAGTTGCAGTAGCAGAGCAGTGAGTTTTTTGCCCAGTCTGAGACGGAGACAGAGGCAAAAGGTTGAGGTATTCAATGAAGTTCTTTGCAGACTCAAGGAATCGAATCATGAAGAGTCAAATCTTCCTGGTTTTGAAGACGAACTCTGGAATCATTTTAGTAGACTTCCTACTAG GTATTCCCTGGATGTGAATGCAGAAAGGGCACAAGATGTTCTTATGCATAAGAGACTACTTCAGCTGGCGCATGATCCTGTTACTAGACCGGCAATTGAAGTCCGCCTTGTGCAG GTTCGTTCCATCTGTGATGCTAAATTTAGTGGCTCAGTTCATTCTCACTCTGCAAGAAATGTGGAACTTCAATATTCTAATCATCCTAGTGAACAGAG CAATCTGCCACCCCCAGCCTTTGGTTCGTTGCCTGAGCTCGAACTTGCAAGTGAAGCTCAAGATAATGATAATGCCATGATTACCAGTCCACTTCACTGTCG GCTGATGCATGAAGTCACAATTTCAACTAATGATAAACCAAAACTTCTAAGTCAG AAGCAGATTCTCATTTCTGAAGCTTCTCAACTGAAAAATGAATTTTTGGGAGGACTTTTGCACTCA TTGACTTCATTGCTGTCTGAGATTGGCCTAAACATTACAGAAGCACATGCTTTCTCGACATCAGATGGCTACTCGTTGGATGTTTTTGTTGTTGATAACTGGGCGCACGAG GAAACTGAGCAGCTTAGGAATGTGTTGCTGAAGGAAATACAAAAACTTGAGGTAGCTGCTGTTTGGAGAGAAAAAcaataccttcttcttcttctaaat AATAACACTCGGCTCAAATCAAGTGCCGTTTATCCTGTTGTGGAGAAAGAGAAAAAAGGAATACATAATCACGTGAAGGTACCTGTTGACAGTATGGATGTCTGGGAAATTGATCCTAACCTTTTGACGTATGAAAGCAAAATTGCTTCTGGATCCTATGGAGATCT GTATAAGGGAACATTCTGTAGTCAAGATGTTGTGATTAAACTTCTTAGAACAGAACATCTAAATGATAAAATGCGGAGAGAATTTGCTCAAGAAGTTTTCATCATGAG GAAAATCCGGCACAAGAATGTTGTTAAATTCATTGGTGCCTGTACTAGACCTCCAAATGTGTGCATTGTGACAG AATTTATGTGTGGCGGAAGCATGTTTGACTTTCTGCGTAAACAGAAGCAAGTTTTTAATCTCCAATCCTTACTCAGAGTAGCAATTGACGTTGCCAAGGGAATGAACTACTTGcacgaaaataatatcattcaTAGAGATCTGAAAGCTGCCAACCTTTTGATGGATGAAAATGGA GTTGTGAAGGTTGCTGATTTTGGCGTTGCTAGAGTGCAAGATCAGTCTGGTGTCATGACAGCTGAAACCGGAACATATCGTTGGATGGCTCCAGAG GTTATCGAGCACAAGCCTTATGATCGAAAAGTAGATGTTTTTAGCTTCGGCATTGTGTTATGGGAGCTGCTTACAGGACAG CTTCCATATGAGCATCTAACCCCGTTACAAGCAGCAGTAGGTGTGGTCCAGCAG GGTCTAAGGCCACCTATTCCGGAGCATACACATCCCAAAATATTGGAACTTCTTGAGAGATGCTGGCAGCATGATCCAACTTTAAGGCCCGAATTTTCGGAAATCTTGAAAGTGCTGCAGAAGTTGGCTAAAATG GTTGCAGAGGAAAGAGAGTACAAGCAGGAAGAGAAGTCATGTAGAAGAGCTGAAAGAGTAATCAGGCGAGGTAGAGATTGA
- the LOC136235198 gene encoding serine/threonine-protein kinase STY46-like isoform X2 has translation MGDTESCSSRAVSFLPSLRRRQRQKVEVFNEVLCRLKESNHEESNLPGFEDELWNHFSRLPTRYSLDVNAERAQDVLMHKRLLQLAHDPVTRPAIEVRLVQVRSICDAKFSGSVHSHSARNVELQYSNHPSEQSNLPPPAFGSLPELELASEAQDNDNAMITSPLHCRLMHEVTISTNDKPKLLSQKQILISEASQLKNEFLGGLLHSLTSLLSEIGLNITEAHAFSTSDGYSLDVFVVDNWAHEETEQLRNVLLKEIQKLENNTRLKSSAVYPVVEKEKKGIHNHVKVPVDSMDVWEIDPNLLTYESKIASGSYGDLYKGTFCSQDVVIKLLRTEHLNDKMRREFAQEVFIMRKIRHKNVVKFIGACTRPPNVCIVTEFMCGGSMFDFLRKQKQVFNLQSLLRVAIDVAKGMNYLHENNIIHRDLKAANLLMDENGVVKVADFGVARVQDQSGVMTAETGTYRWMAPEVIEHKPYDRKVDVFSFGIVLWELLTGQLPYEHLTPLQAAVGVVQQGLRPPIPEHTHPKILELLERCWQHDPTLRPEFSEILKVLQKLAKMVAEEREYKQEEKSCRRAERVIRRGRD, from the exons ATGGGAGATACAGAGAGTTGCAGTAGCAGAGCAGTGAGTTTTTTGCCCAGTCTGAGACGGAGACAGAGGCAAAAGGTTGAGGTATTCAATGAAGTTCTTTGCAGACTCAAGGAATCGAATCATGAAGAGTCAAATCTTCCTGGTTTTGAAGACGAACTCTGGAATCATTTTAGTAGACTTCCTACTAG GTATTCCCTGGATGTGAATGCAGAAAGGGCACAAGATGTTCTTATGCATAAGAGACTACTTCAGCTGGCGCATGATCCTGTTACTAGACCGGCAATTGAAGTCCGCCTTGTGCAG GTTCGTTCCATCTGTGATGCTAAATTTAGTGGCTCAGTTCATTCTCACTCTGCAAGAAATGTGGAACTTCAATATTCTAATCATCCTAGTGAACAGAG CAATCTGCCACCCCCAGCCTTTGGTTCGTTGCCTGAGCTCGAACTTGCAAGTGAAGCTCAAGATAATGATAATGCCATGATTACCAGTCCACTTCACTGTCG GCTGATGCATGAAGTCACAATTTCAACTAATGATAAACCAAAACTTCTAAGTCAG AAGCAGATTCTCATTTCTGAAGCTTCTCAACTGAAAAATGAATTTTTGGGAGGACTTTTGCACTCA TTGACTTCATTGCTGTCTGAGATTGGCCTAAACATTACAGAAGCACATGCTTTCTCGACATCAGATGGCTACTCGTTGGATGTTTTTGTTGTTGATAACTGGGCGCACGAG GAAACTGAGCAGCTTAGGAATGTGTTGCTGAAGGAAATACAAAAACTTGAG AATAACACTCGGCTCAAATCAAGTGCCGTTTATCCTGTTGTGGAGAAAGAGAAAAAAGGAATACATAATCACGTGAAGGTACCTGTTGACAGTATGGATGTCTGGGAAATTGATCCTAACCTTTTGACGTATGAAAGCAAAATTGCTTCTGGATCCTATGGAGATCT GTATAAGGGAACATTCTGTAGTCAAGATGTTGTGATTAAACTTCTTAGAACAGAACATCTAAATGATAAAATGCGGAGAGAATTTGCTCAAGAAGTTTTCATCATGAG GAAAATCCGGCACAAGAATGTTGTTAAATTCATTGGTGCCTGTACTAGACCTCCAAATGTGTGCATTGTGACAG AATTTATGTGTGGCGGAAGCATGTTTGACTTTCTGCGTAAACAGAAGCAAGTTTTTAATCTCCAATCCTTACTCAGAGTAGCAATTGACGTTGCCAAGGGAATGAACTACTTGcacgaaaataatatcattcaTAGAGATCTGAAAGCTGCCAACCTTTTGATGGATGAAAATGGA GTTGTGAAGGTTGCTGATTTTGGCGTTGCTAGAGTGCAAGATCAGTCTGGTGTCATGACAGCTGAAACCGGAACATATCGTTGGATGGCTCCAGAG GTTATCGAGCACAAGCCTTATGATCGAAAAGTAGATGTTTTTAGCTTCGGCATTGTGTTATGGGAGCTGCTTACAGGACAG CTTCCATATGAGCATCTAACCCCGTTACAAGCAGCAGTAGGTGTGGTCCAGCAG GGTCTAAGGCCACCTATTCCGGAGCATACACATCCCAAAATATTGGAACTTCTTGAGAGATGCTGGCAGCATGATCCAACTTTAAGGCCCGAATTTTCGGAAATCTTGAAAGTGCTGCAGAAGTTGGCTAAAATG GTTGCAGAGGAAAGAGAGTACAAGCAGGAAGAGAAGTCATGTAGAAGAGCTGAAAGAGTAATCAGGCGAGGTAGAGATTGA
- the LOC136235198 gene encoding serine/threonine-protein kinase STY46-like isoform X3, with amino-acid sequence MGDTESCSSRAVSFLPSLRRRQRQKVEVFNEVLCRLKESNHEESNLPGFEDELWNHFSRLPTRYSLDVNAERAQDVLMHKRLLQLAHDPVTRPAIEVRLVQVRSICDAKFSGSVHSHSARNVELQYSNHPSEQSNLPPPAFGSLPELELASEAQDNDNAMITSPLHCRLMHEVTISTNDKPKLLSQLTSLLSEIGLNITEAHAFSTSDGYSLDVFVVDNWAHEETEQLRNVLLKEIQKLEVAAVWREKQYLLLLLNNNTRLKSSAVYPVVEKEKKGIHNHVKVPVDSMDVWEIDPNLLTYESKIASGSYGDLYKGTFCSQDVVIKLLRTEHLNDKMRREFAQEVFIMRKIRHKNVVKFIGACTRPPNVCIVTEFMCGGSMFDFLRKQKQVFNLQSLLRVAIDVAKGMNYLHENNIIHRDLKAANLLMDENGVVKVADFGVARVQDQSGVMTAETGTYRWMAPEVIEHKPYDRKVDVFSFGIVLWELLTGQLPYEHLTPLQAAVGVVQQGLRPPIPEHTHPKILELLERCWQHDPTLRPEFSEILKVLQKLAKMVAEEREYKQEEKSCRRAERVIRRGRD; translated from the exons ATGGGAGATACAGAGAGTTGCAGTAGCAGAGCAGTGAGTTTTTTGCCCAGTCTGAGACGGAGACAGAGGCAAAAGGTTGAGGTATTCAATGAAGTTCTTTGCAGACTCAAGGAATCGAATCATGAAGAGTCAAATCTTCCTGGTTTTGAAGACGAACTCTGGAATCATTTTAGTAGACTTCCTACTAG GTATTCCCTGGATGTGAATGCAGAAAGGGCACAAGATGTTCTTATGCATAAGAGACTACTTCAGCTGGCGCATGATCCTGTTACTAGACCGGCAATTGAAGTCCGCCTTGTGCAG GTTCGTTCCATCTGTGATGCTAAATTTAGTGGCTCAGTTCATTCTCACTCTGCAAGAAATGTGGAACTTCAATATTCTAATCATCCTAGTGAACAGAG CAATCTGCCACCCCCAGCCTTTGGTTCGTTGCCTGAGCTCGAACTTGCAAGTGAAGCTCAAGATAATGATAATGCCATGATTACCAGTCCACTTCACTGTCG GCTGATGCATGAAGTCACAATTTCAACTAATGATAAACCAAAACTTCTAAGTCAG TTGACTTCATTGCTGTCTGAGATTGGCCTAAACATTACAGAAGCACATGCTTTCTCGACATCAGATGGCTACTCGTTGGATGTTTTTGTTGTTGATAACTGGGCGCACGAG GAAACTGAGCAGCTTAGGAATGTGTTGCTGAAGGAAATACAAAAACTTGAGGTAGCTGCTGTTTGGAGAGAAAAAcaataccttcttcttcttctaaat AATAACACTCGGCTCAAATCAAGTGCCGTTTATCCTGTTGTGGAGAAAGAGAAAAAAGGAATACATAATCACGTGAAGGTACCTGTTGACAGTATGGATGTCTGGGAAATTGATCCTAACCTTTTGACGTATGAAAGCAAAATTGCTTCTGGATCCTATGGAGATCT GTATAAGGGAACATTCTGTAGTCAAGATGTTGTGATTAAACTTCTTAGAACAGAACATCTAAATGATAAAATGCGGAGAGAATTTGCTCAAGAAGTTTTCATCATGAG GAAAATCCGGCACAAGAATGTTGTTAAATTCATTGGTGCCTGTACTAGACCTCCAAATGTGTGCATTGTGACAG AATTTATGTGTGGCGGAAGCATGTTTGACTTTCTGCGTAAACAGAAGCAAGTTTTTAATCTCCAATCCTTACTCAGAGTAGCAATTGACGTTGCCAAGGGAATGAACTACTTGcacgaaaataatatcattcaTAGAGATCTGAAAGCTGCCAACCTTTTGATGGATGAAAATGGA GTTGTGAAGGTTGCTGATTTTGGCGTTGCTAGAGTGCAAGATCAGTCTGGTGTCATGACAGCTGAAACCGGAACATATCGTTGGATGGCTCCAGAG GTTATCGAGCACAAGCCTTATGATCGAAAAGTAGATGTTTTTAGCTTCGGCATTGTGTTATGGGAGCTGCTTACAGGACAG CTTCCATATGAGCATCTAACCCCGTTACAAGCAGCAGTAGGTGTGGTCCAGCAG GGTCTAAGGCCACCTATTCCGGAGCATACACATCCCAAAATATTGGAACTTCTTGAGAGATGCTGGCAGCATGATCCAACTTTAAGGCCCGAATTTTCGGAAATCTTGAAAGTGCTGCAGAAGTTGGCTAAAATG GTTGCAGAGGAAAGAGAGTACAAGCAGGAAGAGAAGTCATGTAGAAGAGCTGAAAGAGTAATCAGGCGAGGTAGAGATTGA
- the LOC136235198 gene encoding serine/threonine-protein kinase STY46-like isoform X4, translating to MGDTESCSSRAVSFLPSLRRRQRQKVEVFNEVLCRLKESNHEESNLPGFEDELWNHFSRLPTRYSLDVNAERAQDVLMHKRLLQLAHDPVTRPAIEVRLVQVRSICDAKFSGSVHSHSARNVELQYSNHPSEQSNLPPPAFGSLPELELASEAQDNDNAMITSPLHCRLMHEVTISTNDKPKLLSQLTSLLSEIGLNITEAHAFSTSDGYSLDVFVVDNWAHEETEQLRNVLLKEIQKLENNTRLKSSAVYPVVEKEKKGIHNHVKVPVDSMDVWEIDPNLLTYESKIASGSYGDLYKGTFCSQDVVIKLLRTEHLNDKMRREFAQEVFIMRKIRHKNVVKFIGACTRPPNVCIVTEFMCGGSMFDFLRKQKQVFNLQSLLRVAIDVAKGMNYLHENNIIHRDLKAANLLMDENGVVKVADFGVARVQDQSGVMTAETGTYRWMAPEVIEHKPYDRKVDVFSFGIVLWELLTGQLPYEHLTPLQAAVGVVQQGLRPPIPEHTHPKILELLERCWQHDPTLRPEFSEILKVLQKLAKMVAEEREYKQEEKSCRRAERVIRRGRD from the exons ATGGGAGATACAGAGAGTTGCAGTAGCAGAGCAGTGAGTTTTTTGCCCAGTCTGAGACGGAGACAGAGGCAAAAGGTTGAGGTATTCAATGAAGTTCTTTGCAGACTCAAGGAATCGAATCATGAAGAGTCAAATCTTCCTGGTTTTGAAGACGAACTCTGGAATCATTTTAGTAGACTTCCTACTAG GTATTCCCTGGATGTGAATGCAGAAAGGGCACAAGATGTTCTTATGCATAAGAGACTACTTCAGCTGGCGCATGATCCTGTTACTAGACCGGCAATTGAAGTCCGCCTTGTGCAG GTTCGTTCCATCTGTGATGCTAAATTTAGTGGCTCAGTTCATTCTCACTCTGCAAGAAATGTGGAACTTCAATATTCTAATCATCCTAGTGAACAGAG CAATCTGCCACCCCCAGCCTTTGGTTCGTTGCCTGAGCTCGAACTTGCAAGTGAAGCTCAAGATAATGATAATGCCATGATTACCAGTCCACTTCACTGTCG GCTGATGCATGAAGTCACAATTTCAACTAATGATAAACCAAAACTTCTAAGTCAG TTGACTTCATTGCTGTCTGAGATTGGCCTAAACATTACAGAAGCACATGCTTTCTCGACATCAGATGGCTACTCGTTGGATGTTTTTGTTGTTGATAACTGGGCGCACGAG GAAACTGAGCAGCTTAGGAATGTGTTGCTGAAGGAAATACAAAAACTTGAG AATAACACTCGGCTCAAATCAAGTGCCGTTTATCCTGTTGTGGAGAAAGAGAAAAAAGGAATACATAATCACGTGAAGGTACCTGTTGACAGTATGGATGTCTGGGAAATTGATCCTAACCTTTTGACGTATGAAAGCAAAATTGCTTCTGGATCCTATGGAGATCT GTATAAGGGAACATTCTGTAGTCAAGATGTTGTGATTAAACTTCTTAGAACAGAACATCTAAATGATAAAATGCGGAGAGAATTTGCTCAAGAAGTTTTCATCATGAG GAAAATCCGGCACAAGAATGTTGTTAAATTCATTGGTGCCTGTACTAGACCTCCAAATGTGTGCATTGTGACAG AATTTATGTGTGGCGGAAGCATGTTTGACTTTCTGCGTAAACAGAAGCAAGTTTTTAATCTCCAATCCTTACTCAGAGTAGCAATTGACGTTGCCAAGGGAATGAACTACTTGcacgaaaataatatcattcaTAGAGATCTGAAAGCTGCCAACCTTTTGATGGATGAAAATGGA GTTGTGAAGGTTGCTGATTTTGGCGTTGCTAGAGTGCAAGATCAGTCTGGTGTCATGACAGCTGAAACCGGAACATATCGTTGGATGGCTCCAGAG GTTATCGAGCACAAGCCTTATGATCGAAAAGTAGATGTTTTTAGCTTCGGCATTGTGTTATGGGAGCTGCTTACAGGACAG CTTCCATATGAGCATCTAACCCCGTTACAAGCAGCAGTAGGTGTGGTCCAGCAG GGTCTAAGGCCACCTATTCCGGAGCATACACATCCCAAAATATTGGAACTTCTTGAGAGATGCTGGCAGCATGATCCAACTTTAAGGCCCGAATTTTCGGAAATCTTGAAAGTGCTGCAGAAGTTGGCTAAAATG GTTGCAGAGGAAAGAGAGTACAAGCAGGAAGAGAAGTCATGTAGAAGAGCTGAAAGAGTAATCAGGCGAGGTAGAGATTGA